Proteins found in one Microbacterium sp. LWS13-1.2 genomic segment:
- a CDS encoding PLP-dependent aminotransferase family protein: protein MSQNWTTSDLSLALAVAAGPRWGTRLQAALRDAVRAGVLREGDAVPSTRELAEHFGVARGTIVRVYEQLGAEGYLVSRAGARTRVSSGAVPASQTPPPRAGVAPPRWDLRPGVPDLRKFPAADWAWAHGEATRRIRSSDLDYADGRGHPRARAAIADHLRRVRAAATAADHVLLCQGFAQALALVLPALAARGVRVLAVEDPGDRSVDGVARAAGIQLAPIPVDADGVRADLLVDAGAHAVLVTPAHQSPTGIVLSAARRLELVEWAADTGAWIIEDDYDSEFRYDRTPVGALQGLAPDRVVLIGSASKTHAPATRVGWIAAPGSLVDDLAARRLVADRGGPALDELAFAMLIESGRHDKHVRAMRSVYSARRAVVLSALERAVATASLTGLAAGFHGILRLPPGVDELSVVAEATDRSLRVTGLASFARARSDLPPALVLGFGNIDDEAVREAIAQLGEAIEAASRARPARPARPGGG from the coding sequence ATGTCGCAGAACTGGACCACTTCGGATCTCTCGCTCGCGCTCGCCGTGGCAGCCGGCCCCCGGTGGGGAACACGGCTGCAAGCCGCGCTGCGGGACGCGGTCCGCGCCGGCGTCCTCCGCGAAGGAGACGCAGTGCCGTCGACGCGCGAGCTCGCGGAGCACTTCGGTGTCGCCCGCGGCACCATCGTCCGGGTCTACGAGCAGCTCGGCGCCGAGGGGTACCTGGTCTCGCGCGCGGGTGCGCGCACCCGCGTCTCGTCCGGCGCCGTTCCGGCGAGCCAGACGCCGCCGCCGCGCGCCGGCGTCGCACCGCCGCGCTGGGACCTGCGCCCCGGGGTTCCCGACCTGCGCAAGTTCCCCGCGGCCGACTGGGCATGGGCGCACGGCGAGGCGACGCGGCGGATCAGGTCGAGCGATCTCGACTATGCGGACGGCCGAGGTCACCCGCGGGCAAGGGCGGCGATCGCGGACCATCTGCGGCGCGTGCGCGCCGCCGCGACGGCCGCCGATCACGTGCTGCTGTGCCAGGGGTTCGCCCAGGCGCTCGCTCTGGTGCTGCCCGCCCTCGCGGCGCGCGGCGTGCGCGTGCTCGCGGTGGAGGATCCCGGAGACCGGAGCGTCGATGGCGTGGCTCGGGCCGCCGGCATCCAGCTCGCACCGATCCCGGTGGATGCGGACGGCGTCCGCGCCGACCTGCTGGTGGATGCCGGAGCTCACGCCGTGCTCGTCACTCCGGCGCACCAGTCGCCGACCGGCATCGTGCTGTCGGCAGCTCGCCGGCTCGAGCTCGTGGAGTGGGCAGCAGACACCGGGGCCTGGATCATCGAGGACGACTACGACTCCGAGTTCCGCTACGACCGCACGCCGGTCGGCGCGCTCCAGGGTCTCGCGCCCGATCGCGTGGTGCTCATCGGGTCGGCGAGCAAGACGCACGCCCCCGCGACCCGCGTGGGCTGGATCGCGGCACCAGGATCGCTCGTCGACGACCTCGCCGCGCGACGACTCGTCGCGGACCGCGGCGGCCCTGCGCTCGACGAGCTCGCCTTCGCCATGCTCATCGAGTCCGGCCGCCACGACAAGCACGTCCGCGCGATGCGGAGCGTCTATTCGGCTCGGCGCGCGGTGGTCCTCAGCGCTCTCGAACGCGCCGTCGCGACGGCCTCCTTGACCGGGCTCGCCGCCGGGTTCCACGGCATCCTCCGCCTGCCGCCGGGCGTCGACGAGCTCAGCGTCGTCGCCGAGGCGACCGACCGCTCGCTGCGCGTCACGGGTCTGGCGTCGTTCGCACGAGCGCGAAGCGATCTGCCGCCGGCGCTCGTCCTGGGGTTCGGGAACATCGACGACGAAGCCGTGCGGGAGGCCATCGCGCAGCTGGGCGAAGCCATCGAAGCGGCATCACGCGCTCGACCGGCTCGACCGGCTCGGCCGGGCGGCGGTTGA
- a CDS encoding dihydrofolate reductase family protein: protein MGSTVLYVTVSVDGYAAAPGDDLSRLHRWLDDAGPQGGDDVARELVERFRSAGAIIFGRRTWDAGQEPWGDDDVFSSPVFVVTHESRAPEARNGTLFTYVSGEPSSILVQAKAVAGDAEVVIMGSPHTAQQFLRAGLVDLLLLHIAPVLVGGGIPLFADLPASHELALLSWRRARDVFAVEYAVLPADGR from the coding sequence ATGGGCTCGACGGTGCTGTACGTCACGGTCTCGGTCGATGGGTACGCGGCCGCACCCGGGGACGACCTGTCCCGGCTGCATCGGTGGCTCGACGATGCCGGACCGCAGGGCGGCGACGACGTCGCGAGGGAACTGGTCGAACGATTCCGCAGCGCGGGCGCCATCATCTTCGGCCGCCGCACCTGGGACGCAGGCCAGGAGCCATGGGGCGACGATGACGTCTTCTCGAGCCCGGTGTTCGTGGTGACGCACGAGTCTCGGGCACCCGAAGCCAGGAACGGCACGCTGTTCACCTACGTCTCGGGCGAGCCGTCGAGCATCCTGGTGCAGGCGAAGGCCGTCGCGGGCGACGCCGAGGTGGTGATCATGGGAAGCCCGCACACGGCGCAGCAGTTCCTCCGCGCCGGCCTCGTGGACCTGCTCCTCCTGCACATCGCTCCCGTACTGGTGGGCGGCGGGATCCCGCTGTTCGCCGACCTGCCGGCATCCCACGAACTGGCGCTTCTCTCCTGGCGTCGGGCGCGCGACGTGTTCGCCGTGGAGTATGCCGTGCTCCCCGCCGACGGACGCTGA
- a CDS encoding NAD-dependent epimerase/dehydratase family protein, with protein sequence MTDVLVLGGTGWLSGRIAERWTDAGAAVTCLARGGREAPYGAALVVGDRDAVDAYAPVASRDWDEIVDVSSNPAHVASALEALSDRTRHWTYISTVSVYAADDEPGADESAGLLPLGDPGADEDYGRAKVRAEASVRESLGFRAAIVRPGLIVGPGDPTDRFGYWVGRFALAGNEDVLAPETPDRGAQVIDVDDLAEFVQAIGRERWTGVVNAVGDPVGLDRLLADAREVAGHTGSVVSADDAWLEAQGVAYWMGPRSLPLWLPAGMPGFWTRSNTAYRLLGGRLRPLRETLARTLADERERGLARERRAGLTRDEELGLLRELLV encoded by the coding sequence ATGACCGACGTGCTGGTGCTGGGCGGGACGGGCTGGTTGAGCGGGCGCATCGCCGAGCGGTGGACGGATGCCGGCGCCGCCGTCACCTGCCTCGCTCGAGGCGGGCGGGAGGCACCGTACGGCGCCGCCCTTGTCGTCGGCGACCGGGACGCAGTCGACGCCTACGCCCCGGTGGCGAGCCGGGACTGGGACGAGATCGTCGATGTCTCATCGAACCCGGCGCACGTCGCATCCGCCCTCGAGGCGCTGAGCGACCGGACGCGGCACTGGACGTACATCTCGACGGTGTCGGTCTACGCCGCGGACGACGAGCCCGGCGCCGACGAATCGGCCGGACTGCTCCCGCTCGGCGACCCCGGCGCGGACGAGGACTACGGTCGCGCGAAAGTGCGGGCCGAGGCATCCGTCCGCGAGTCGCTCGGTTTCCGCGCGGCGATCGTGCGCCCGGGCCTCATCGTGGGCCCCGGTGACCCCACCGACCGGTTCGGCTACTGGGTCGGGCGGTTCGCACTCGCCGGCAACGAGGATGTGCTCGCGCCGGAGACGCCGGATCGCGGCGCACAGGTGATCGATGTCGACGACCTCGCCGAGTTCGTGCAGGCGATCGGGCGAGAGCGGTGGACCGGCGTCGTGAACGCGGTGGGCGATCCCGTCGGCCTCGACCGGCTGCTCGCAGACGCCCGTGAGGTGGCCGGGCACACAGGATCCGTCGTGTCGGCGGACGATGCCTGGCTCGAGGCGCAGGGGGTGGCGTACTGGATGGGTCCGCGCTCGCTGCCGCTGTGGCTGCCCGCCGGCATGCCGGGTTTCTGGACCCGCTCGAACACCGCGTACCGGCTGCTGGGGGGCCGGCTGCGCCCTCTGCGCGAGACGCTCGCGCGCACGCTGGCGGACGAACGCGAGCGCGGCCTGGCCCGCGAGCGCCGCGCGGGTCTCACGCGCGACGAGGAGCTCGGGCTGCTGCGCGAGCTCCTGGTGTGA
- a CDS encoding NAGSA dehydrogenase family protein yields the protein MTYSVAVSGASGYAGGEILRILAAHPDVEIRTVTAHSNAGQPLIQHQPHLRSLAHLTLEQTTPDVLAGHDIVFLALPHGQSGQYTDALGDTPLVIDAGADHRLESVADWDRFYGGDFHDPWVYGVPELPVAGSKQRDRLVGATRIAAPGCNASTVSLSLAPGVAAGVIDPSDIVTVLAVGPSGAGRNLKTNLLASEVLGTANPYAVGGTHRHIPEIRQALAAARSARSLSERGTWSLSELASRNAETKRPEHADDVSSRFARSTTDAADQGIRISFTPVLVPMSRGILATSTAPIAPGATDDEIRAAWEAAYGDETFVQLLPAGEFPRTADVLGANTALMGLAIDRAANRVVVVTAVDNLVKGTAGAAVQSMNIALGLTEGTALTVNGVAP from the coding sequence ATGACATATTCGGTCGCCGTTTCCGGCGCATCCGGCTATGCGGGCGGCGAGATCCTGCGGATCCTCGCCGCGCATCCCGACGTCGAGATCCGCACCGTGACCGCGCACTCCAACGCGGGACAGCCGCTCATCCAGCACCAGCCGCACCTGCGGTCGCTCGCTCACCTCACCCTCGAGCAGACCACACCGGACGTGCTCGCCGGGCACGACATCGTGTTCCTGGCGCTGCCGCACGGGCAGTCGGGGCAGTACACCGACGCGCTCGGCGACACGCCCCTGGTGATCGATGCGGGCGCCGACCACCGTCTCGAGTCGGTCGCCGACTGGGATCGCTTCTACGGCGGCGACTTCCACGACCCGTGGGTGTACGGCGTTCCCGAGCTCCCCGTCGCCGGCTCGAAGCAGCGGGACCGGCTCGTCGGTGCGACCCGGATCGCCGCGCCGGGCTGCAACGCCTCAACCGTGAGCCTGAGCCTCGCTCCGGGCGTCGCGGCCGGAGTCATCGACCCTTCCGACATCGTGACGGTGCTCGCGGTCGGACCGTCGGGCGCCGGCAGGAACCTCAAGACGAACCTCCTGGCCAGCGAGGTCCTCGGCACGGCGAATCCGTACGCGGTGGGCGGCACGCACCGGCACATCCCCGAGATCCGCCAGGCCCTCGCCGCCGCGCGCAGCGCCCGGTCGTTGAGCGAGCGAGGAACGTGGTCGTTGAGCGAGCTTGCGAGTCGAAACGCAGAGACGAAACGCCCCGAGCATGCCGACGACGTCTCGTCTCGCTTCGCTCGCTCAACGACCGATGCCGCGGACCAGGGCATCCGGATCTCGTTCACCCCCGTTCTGGTGCCCATGTCGCGCGGCATCCTCGCCACGTCGACGGCGCCCATCGCGCCCGGTGCGACCGACGACGAGATCCGCGCTGCGTGGGAGGCCGCCTACGGCGACGAGACGTTCGTGCAGCTGCTGCCGGCGGGGGAGTTCCCGCGCACGGCCGACGTGCTGGGCGCGAACACGGCGCTGATGGGTCTGGCGATCGACCGGGCTGCGAACCGGGTGGTCGTCGTGACGGCCGTCGACAACCTCGTCAAGGGCACGGCCGGAGCCGCCGTGCAGTCCATGAACATCGCGCTGGGCCTCACCGAGGGCACCGCGCTCACCGTGAACGGAGTTGCCCCGTGA
- the argJ gene encoding bifunctional glutamate N-acetyltransferase/amino-acid acetyltransferase ArgJ, producing MSVTAPQGFEAAGVAVGLKSTGKPDVAVVVNRGPLKVGAAVFTSNRAKANPILWSQEVVRDGVVEAVVLNSGGANCFTGPFGFQTTHQTAERAAELLGVSAGDILICSTGLIGTGDEVFRGKVLTGTEQGIAELSVDGGEAASLAIMTTDSRPKRSAVTKDGWSIGGMAKGAGMLAPGLATMLVVITTDAVLDAAQADAALRQATGRTFDRLDSDGCMSTNDQVTLMVSGASGVTPDPDAFAAALADVCQDLAQQLQGDAEGASHDITIQVINAASEQDAVEVGRSVARNNLFKAAIFGNDPNWGRVLAAIGTTQAEFDPYDVDVWMNGVRVCSHGGPDAPREDVDLTPRATDLIIDLKVGAAEATILTNDLTHDYVHENSAYSS from the coding sequence GTGAGCGTCACCGCGCCCCAGGGATTCGAAGCGGCGGGCGTCGCCGTCGGGCTCAAGTCGACCGGCAAGCCCGACGTGGCCGTGGTCGTCAACCGTGGGCCGCTCAAGGTCGGCGCCGCGGTCTTCACGAGCAACCGCGCGAAGGCGAACCCGATCCTGTGGTCGCAGGAGGTGGTCCGCGACGGCGTGGTCGAGGCCGTCGTGCTCAACTCCGGTGGCGCGAACTGCTTCACCGGTCCGTTCGGCTTCCAGACCACGCACCAGACCGCCGAGAGGGCCGCGGAGCTGCTGGGCGTGAGTGCCGGCGACATCCTGATCTGCTCGACGGGACTGATCGGCACCGGCGACGAGGTCTTCCGCGGCAAGGTGCTCACCGGCACCGAGCAGGGCATCGCCGAGCTCTCCGTCGACGGCGGCGAGGCGGCATCCCTCGCCATCATGACCACCGACTCGCGGCCCAAGCGCTCCGCCGTGACGAAGGACGGCTGGTCGATCGGGGGCATGGCGAAGGGCGCCGGGATGCTGGCACCCGGCCTCGCCACCATGCTCGTGGTGATCACGACCGACGCCGTCCTCGACGCCGCCCAGGCCGACGCGGCGCTGCGTCAGGCGACCGGGCGCACATTCGACCGGCTGGACTCCGACGGCTGCATGTCGACCAACGACCAGGTCACCCTCATGGTGAGCGGGGCGTCGGGCGTCACGCCCGATCCGGACGCCTTCGCCGCCGCGCTCGCCGACGTCTGCCAGGACCTCGCGCAGCAGCTGCAGGGCGACGCCGAGGGTGCGAGCCACGACATCACCATCCAGGTCATCAACGCCGCTTCCGAGCAGGACGCCGTCGAGGTGGGCCGCTCGGTCGCCCGCAACAATCTGTTCAAGGCAGCGATCTTCGGCAACGACCCGAACTGGGGCCGCGTGCTCGCCGCCATCGGCACCACGCAGGCCGAGTTCGACCCCTACGACGTGGACGTGTGGATGAACGGCGTCCGCGTGTGCTCGCATGGGGGCCCCGACGCGCCGCGAGAGGACGTCGATCTGACGCCCCGCGCGACCGATCTCATCATCGACCTGAAGGTCGGGGCGGCGGAGGCGACGATCCTCACCAACGACCTCACTCACGACTACGTCCACGAGAACAGCGCCTACTCCTCATGA
- the argB gene encoding acetylglutamate kinase gives MTDLQETDPGEASARAVTLIESLPWLRRFRDQIVVVKYGGNAMVSEELQDAFAADIAYLRYVGVKPVVVHGGGPQISSMLDRLAIPSEFKGGYRVTSTEAISVVRMVLTGQINPQLVSKINAHGPVATGLSGEDAGLFGGRRRGVVIEGVEHDLGRVGDVVEVDPQPVLDQLAAGRIPVVSSIAPDLDHPGHSLNVNADAAASALAVALGAAKLVVLTDVAGLYADWPNRDSLVSHLTSTELRAMLPTLESGMIPKMAACLEAVEGGVETAAIIDGRVPHSVLVEIFTSKGIGTEVVLG, from the coding sequence ATGACTGACCTGCAAGAGACCGATCCCGGCGAAGCCAGCGCGCGCGCCGTGACCCTCATCGAGTCGCTGCCCTGGCTCCGGCGGTTCCGCGACCAGATCGTCGTGGTGAAGTACGGCGGCAACGCGATGGTGAGCGAGGAGCTGCAGGATGCCTTCGCCGCCGACATCGCCTACCTCCGCTACGTCGGGGTGAAGCCGGTCGTGGTGCACGGCGGGGGCCCTCAGATCTCGTCGATGCTCGATCGCCTGGCGATCCCGAGCGAGTTCAAGGGCGGCTACCGCGTCACCTCCACCGAGGCGATCTCGGTGGTGCGGATGGTGCTCACCGGCCAGATCAATCCGCAGCTCGTGTCGAAGATCAACGCGCACGGCCCCGTCGCCACGGGGCTCAGCGGTGAGGACGCGGGCCTGTTCGGCGGCCGCCGCCGCGGCGTGGTCATCGAGGGCGTCGAGCACGACCTCGGCCGGGTCGGAGATGTCGTCGAGGTCGATCCGCAGCCCGTCCTCGACCAGCTCGCGGCGGGCCGCATCCCCGTGGTGTCGAGCATCGCTCCCGACCTCGACCACCCCGGGCACTCGCTGAACGTCAACGCGGATGCCGCGGCATCCGCCCTCGCCGTCGCGCTGGGCGCCGCGAAGCTCGTCGTGCTCACCGACGTGGCCGGGCTCTACGCCGACTGGCCCAACCGCGACTCGCTCGTGTCGCACCTGACCTCGACGGAGCTTCGGGCGATGCTGCCGACGCTCGAGTCGGGCATGATCCCGAAGATGGCGGCGTGCCTGGAGGCCGTCGAGGGCGGCGTGGAGACCGCTGCCATCATCGACGGACGGGTGCCGCATTCGGTGCTCGTGGAGATCTTCACCAGCAAGGGAATCGGAACAGAGGTGGTGCTCGGATGA
- a CDS encoding acetylornithine transaminase — protein sequence MTWQDDAGRDLVRSFGARMQMFVRGEGSYLWDADGKRYLDFLAGIAVDSLGHAHPVFVDAIATQAATLAHVSNYFATPPQLALAATLKRLAGTGDDGRVYFGNSGAEANEAAFKLARLHGGAERPRILALNDAFHGRTMGTLALTGKPYMQEPFLPMTPGVEFIDSTVEALEAAIDDRVAALFVEPVKGEAGVLPLPEGYLAAAREITERHGALLIIDEIQTGAGRTGEWFAFQHEGITPDAITVAKGIGGGFPIGALITFGSASELFYPGTHGSTFGGNALGTAVAGAVLGEIERADLVRNAAERGAQLQQAIEGIDSALIDGCRGTGLLIGVGLRHPVAKALVAAAQEHGLVINAPNDETIRLVPALTIGDVEIDEFVELFTASLRTVEDALVLESPTEVPA from the coding sequence ATGACGTGGCAGGACGATGCGGGGCGCGACCTCGTGAGAAGCTTCGGCGCTCGCATGCAGATGTTCGTCCGCGGTGAGGGCTCGTACCTCTGGGACGCGGACGGCAAGCGGTACCTCGACTTCCTCGCCGGAATCGCGGTGGACTCGCTCGGCCACGCGCACCCGGTGTTCGTCGACGCGATCGCGACACAGGCGGCGACGCTGGCCCACGTGTCGAACTACTTCGCGACGCCGCCGCAGCTCGCGCTCGCGGCGACGCTGAAGCGTCTCGCCGGCACCGGCGACGACGGACGGGTGTACTTCGGCAACTCGGGCGCCGAGGCGAACGAGGCCGCGTTCAAGCTCGCCCGCCTGCACGGCGGCGCCGAGCGCCCGCGGATCCTCGCGCTGAACGACGCGTTCCACGGGCGGACGATGGGAACGCTCGCCCTCACCGGCAAGCCGTACATGCAGGAGCCTTTCCTGCCGATGACTCCGGGCGTCGAGTTCATCGACTCGACGGTGGAGGCGCTCGAGGCGGCGATCGACGACCGCGTCGCCGCGCTGTTCGTCGAGCCCGTCAAGGGCGAGGCGGGCGTGCTCCCGCTGCCGGAGGGCTACCTCGCCGCGGCCCGCGAGATCACCGAGCGGCACGGGGCGCTGCTCATCATCGACGAGATCCAGACCGGCGCCGGCCGCACGGGGGAGTGGTTCGCCTTCCAGCACGAGGGCATCACCCCTGACGCGATCACGGTCGCCAAGGGCATCGGCGGCGGCTTCCCGATCGGCGCGCTCATCACCTTCGGCAGCGCGAGCGAGCTGTTCTATCCCGGCACGCACGGCTCGACCTTCGGCGGCAACGCGCTCGGCACCGCCGTCGCGGGGGCGGTGCTGGGCGAGATCGAGCGCGCCGACCTGGTCCGCAACGCCGCCGAGCGCGGCGCCCAGCTGCAGCAGGCGATCGAGGGCATCGACTCCGCGCTGATCGACGGATGCCGCGGCACGGGGCTCCTGATCGGCGTCGGGCTGCGGCATCCCGTCGCCAAGGCGCTGGTCGCTGCGGCGCAGGAGCACGGGCTGGTCATCAACGCGCCGAACGACGAGACCATCCGCCTCGTCCCGGCGCTCACGATCGGCGACGTCGAGATCGACGAGTTCGTCGAGCTCTTCACGGCATCGCTGCGCACGGTGGAGGACGCCCTGGTCCTCGAGTCCCCGACGGAGGTTCCCGCATGA
- the argF gene encoding ornithine carbamoyltransferase — protein sequence MTRHLLRDDDLTHAEQDEILDLAVALKKDRWKLKSLEGPQTVAVIFDKSSTRTRVSFAVGIADLGGSPLIISTANSQLGGKETPADTARVLERQVAAIVWRTYAQAGLEQMAEGTRVPVINALSDDFHPCQLLADLLTIKEHKGELKGLTLAFFGDGKSNMAHSYVLAGVTAGMHVRVASPETYAPRDDVIADADRRAAETGGSVTLYTDANEAAAGADVIVTDTWVSMGKEEEKLERLRDLGGYKVTQELMALAQDDAIFIHCLPADRGYEVDAEVIDGPQSVVWDEAENRLHAQKALLVWLLRQD from the coding sequence ATGACCCGCCACCTGCTGCGCGACGACGACCTGACCCACGCCGAGCAGGACGAGATCCTCGATCTCGCCGTCGCGCTGAAGAAGGACCGCTGGAAGCTCAAGTCCCTCGAAGGACCGCAGACGGTGGCCGTCATCTTCGACAAGTCCTCCACGCGCACCCGCGTGTCGTTCGCCGTCGGCATCGCCGACCTCGGCGGGTCGCCCCTCATCATCTCGACAGCCAACAGCCAGCTCGGCGGCAAGGAGACCCCGGCCGACACGGCCCGCGTGCTCGAGCGCCAGGTCGCCGCGATCGTGTGGCGCACCTACGCGCAGGCCGGCCTCGAGCAGATGGCCGAAGGCACGCGTGTACCGGTCATCAACGCGCTCAGCGACGACTTCCACCCCTGCCAGCTGCTCGCCGACCTGCTCACGATCAAGGAGCACAAGGGCGAGCTGAAGGGGCTCACGCTGGCGTTCTTCGGTGACGGCAAATCGAACATGGCGCACTCCTACGTGCTCGCCGGCGTCACGGCGGGCATGCACGTGCGCGTCGCATCGCCCGAGACGTACGCCCCGCGTGACGACGTGATCGCCGACGCGGACCGCCGTGCGGCGGAGACCGGCGGATCCGTCACCCTCTACACCGACGCGAACGAGGCGGCAGCCGGCGCCGACGTGATCGTCACCGACACCTGGGTGTCGATGGGCAAGGAGGAGGAGAAGCTCGAGCGGCTGCGCGACCTGGGCGGGTACAAGGTGACCCAGGAGCTCATGGCTCTCGCGCAGGACGACGCGATCTTCATCCACTGCCTTCCCGCCGACCGCGGGTACGAGGTCGACGCCGAAGTGATCGACGGGCCGCAGAGCGTGGTCTGGGACGAAGCCGAGAACCGGCTCCATGCCCAGAAGGCCCTGCTCGTCTGGCTCCTCCGCCAGGACTGA
- a CDS encoding heparan-alpha-glucosaminide N-acetyltransferase domain-containing protein codes for MSERSQTERAVVHEDGWLASRWIRLSGPGRIGGVDLARGLAVLGMFAAHLLWITGSFDWTRPDTWITVVEGRSSILFATLAGVSIGLMTGGRVPLPAARMTTARGRLAVRAGLLWVLGILLIATGVPVYVILPAYALMFLLALPLTSLPARVLLPLAGALAVVMPFVQVLLDALPLWTSPAGPAVSTALGWHYPFTTWIAFVVAGLGVARSGVTRLRVQVWLVVAGALLAAAAYGADAATGARPEAEAASFLGALWTARPHSTGLLEVVGSGGFALAVLGVCLLLCRTVLRWVVLPLRAVGAMPLSAYTLQLVVWAAIATATLDRVGDLAGFRELQPFWPLTIATVVLCTAWALLIGRGPLETALDAASRFAVPGDRRSGGVADERGRTSPADRLVE; via the coding sequence GTGAGCGAGCGAAGCCAGACGGAGCGCGCCGTGGTGCATGAGGACGGCTGGCTCGCGTCGCGCTGGATCCGGCTGAGCGGCCCCGGCCGCATCGGCGGGGTCGATCTCGCGCGCGGGCTGGCGGTGCTCGGCATGTTCGCGGCGCACCTGCTGTGGATCACCGGGTCCTTCGACTGGACCCGGCCCGACACCTGGATCACGGTCGTCGAGGGCCGGTCGTCGATCCTGTTCGCGACACTCGCCGGCGTCTCCATCGGCCTGATGACAGGCGGACGGGTGCCGCTGCCCGCGGCACGCATGACTACGGCGCGCGGGCGGCTCGCCGTCCGGGCGGGTCTGCTGTGGGTCCTCGGCATCCTGCTCATCGCCACGGGCGTGCCGGTGTACGTGATCCTCCCCGCGTACGCCCTGATGTTCCTGCTCGCGCTCCCGCTGACGTCGCTGCCGGCCCGCGTGCTGCTGCCGCTCGCGGGGGCGCTGGCCGTCGTCATGCCCTTCGTGCAGGTCCTTCTCGACGCGCTGCCGCTGTGGACGTCGCCCGCCGGGCCTGCGGTGTCGACGGCCCTCGGCTGGCACTATCCGTTCACGACGTGGATCGCGTTCGTCGTCGCGGGACTCGGCGTCGCGCGGTCCGGGGTGACCCGCCTGCGGGTGCAGGTGTGGCTGGTCGTGGCCGGCGCACTCCTCGCCGCGGCCGCCTACGGGGCGGATGCCGCTACCGGCGCACGCCCCGAGGCGGAGGCGGCCTCGTTCCTCGGTGCGCTCTGGACGGCGCGACCGCATTCCACGGGTCTGCTCGAGGTCGTCGGGTCCGGGGGCTTCGCCCTCGCCGTGCTCGGCGTGTGCCTGCTCCTGTGCCGCACCGTGTTGCGGTGGGTGGTGCTGCCGCTGCGCGCCGTCGGCGCGATGCCGCTCAGTGCGTACACGCTGCAGCTGGTCGTGTGGGCGGCGATCGCGACCGCGACCCTCGACCGCGTCGGCGACCTCGCCGGGTTCCGGGAGCTGCAGCCGTTCTGGCCGCTCACCATCGCCACCGTCGTGCTCTGCACCGCGTGGGCGCTTCTCATCGGCCGCGGCCCGCTCGAGACCGCGCTGGATGCCGCCTCGCGCTTCGCCGTCCCGGGCGACCGCCGATCCGGCGGCGTGGCTGACGAGCGAGGGCGCACGAGCCCTGCGGATAGGCTTGTCGAGTGA